From the genome of Flavobacterium ovatum, one region includes:
- the ilvA gene encoding threonine ammonia-lyase IlvA, producing MDLFKDIQAAKLQLENVVPTTPLTHNLNLSAEFGATILLKREDLQIVRSYKIRGAYNKISSLPETDKSKEIVCASAGNHAQGVAYSCHLLQIKGKIYMPITTPKQKIKQVQLFGKSFVEIVLIGDTFDDAFAAAIEDATKNDKVFVHPFDDLKVIAGQGTVGLEILDSCSLPIDYLFVPIGGGGLSAGVSTVFKQLSPQTHIIGVEPLGAPAMKNSIKAGQNIVLQTIDKFVDGAAVKQVGHHTFEICQKNLSDIVLVPEGKVCTTILRLYNEEAMVVEPAGALTIAALDFYKKEIKGKTVVCVVSGSNNDIERTAEIKERSLLYEGLMHYFLIQFPQRPGALKEFVNDILGPNDDITYFQYNKKTNREVGSVVVGLELKNRNDIEAVKSNMTAKGFAYKYLNELPELYTQLIG from the coding sequence ATGGATTTATTCAAAGACATACAAGCTGCCAAACTACAATTAGAAAATGTAGTTCCTACTACTCCATTGACACATAATTTGAATTTATCAGCCGAATTTGGCGCTACCATTTTATTAAAAAGAGAAGATTTACAAATTGTACGTTCCTATAAAATTAGAGGCGCTTATAACAAAATAAGCAGTCTTCCTGAAACTGATAAATCCAAAGAAATTGTTTGTGCCAGTGCCGGAAATCATGCTCAAGGCGTGGCTTACTCCTGCCACTTACTGCAAATAAAAGGCAAAATCTATATGCCGATTACAACACCGAAACAAAAAATCAAACAAGTCCAGTTGTTTGGGAAGTCATTTGTCGAAATTGTATTGATAGGAGATACTTTTGACGATGCTTTTGCCGCTGCCATAGAAGATGCTACAAAAAACGATAAAGTATTTGTTCACCCTTTTGATGATCTTAAAGTGATTGCTGGTCAAGGTACAGTCGGTTTAGAAATACTAGACAGCTGTTCCTTACCAATTGACTATTTATTTGTACCTATTGGTGGTGGCGGATTGTCGGCTGGGGTTTCTACTGTTTTTAAGCAGTTGAGTCCGCAAACGCATATCATAGGAGTAGAACCGTTGGGCGCACCTGCAATGAAAAACTCGATTAAAGCAGGACAAAATATCGTATTGCAAACTATTGACAAATTTGTTGATGGCGCCGCAGTAAAACAAGTAGGACATCACACTTTTGAAATTTGTCAAAAGAATCTAAGCGACATCGTCCTTGTACCTGAAGGAAAAGTGTGTACTACGATTTTACGATTGTATAATGAAGAAGCTATGGTGGTGGAACCTGCTGGAGCTTTGACTATTGCGGCTCTTGATTTTTATAAAAAAGAAATTAAAGGTAAAACCGTGGTTTGCGTAGTGAGCGGTAGTAATAATGATATTGAACGGACTGCCGAAATAAAAGAACGTTCTTTATTGTATGAAGGATTGATGCATTATTTCTTGATTCAGTTTCCGCAACGCCCTGGTGCTTTAAAGGAATTTGTGAATGATATTTTGGGACCAAATGATGATATTACCTATTTTCAATACAACAAGAAAACCAATCGTGAAGTCGGTTCGGTGGTAGTTGGTTTGGAATTAAAAAACAGAAATGATATAGAGGCCGTAAAATCCAACATGACCGCCAAAGGTTTTGCGTACAAATACCTCAACGAATTACCAGAATTATACACACAGTTGATTGGGTAA
- a CDS encoding DUF4136 domain-containing protein: MKTLKLLPLLLVFILSACSSIHVNADYDSKADFNQYKTYAFHKNGVDKAQISELDKRRILRAIDAELTRKGFTKSENPDMLVNIFTKEREQLNVNQFNAGWGYGWGWGWNPFFMGGNTFVSSNTEGTLYIDLIDAKKKELVWEGEGVGVLTENRAKKEEQINAFVSKILEQFPPSETKK, translated from the coding sequence ATGAAAACACTTAAACTTTTACCGCTATTATTGGTTTTTATATTGAGTGCCTGCAGTAGTATTCATGTAAATGCTGATTATGATTCAAAAGCAGACTTTAACCAATATAAAACCTATGCCTTTCATAAAAACGGAGTAGATAAAGCACAAATATCAGAATTGGATAAAAGACGAATTCTGCGAGCTATTGATGCCGAATTGACTCGAAAAGGTTTTACTAAAAGCGAAAACCCAGACATGCTTGTCAATATTTTCACTAAAGAAAGAGAACAATTGAACGTAAACCAATTCAACGCTGGATGGGGTTACGGTTGGGGATGGGGATGGAATCCCTTTTTTATGGGAGGAAATACTTTTGTAAGTTCTAATACAGAAGGAACTTTATACATCGACTTGATTGATGCCAAGAAAAAAGAATTGGTTTGGGAAGGTGAAGGTGTTGGCGTTCTAACTGAAAACCGAGCCAAAAAAGAAGAACAAATTAATGCCTTTGTCTCTAAAATTCTGGAACAATTTCCACCTTCTGAAACAAAAAAATAA
- a CDS encoding DUF5522 domain-containing protein, protein MIDQSNENKLIEGEDFYYTPEGYKCFTEKHHLKRGYCCKSGCRHCPYGFDKKTGTIKKKK, encoded by the coding sequence ATGATTGACCAAAGTAATGAAAATAAATTGATTGAAGGAGAAGATTTTTATTATACTCCTGAAGGTTATAAATGTTTTACAGAAAAACACCACCTCAAAAGAGGCTATTGCTGTAAAAGTGGTTGCAGACATTGTCCTTATGGATTTGATAAAAAAACAGGAACCATCAAAAAGAAAAAATAG
- a CDS encoding pyridoxal-phosphate dependent enzyme — MNQSLKIAFPKNISVSIKREDLIHPFVSGNKFRKLKYNLLQAKDENAATLLTFGGAYSNHIAAVAFSGKEQGFKTIGVIRGEELASKIQENPTLKFAQECGMQFEFVSRENYRLKENQDFISNLKQKRGNFYLIPEGGTNDLAIQGCQEILTDEDAEFVYICCAVGTGGTISGLINSALPHQKVLGFPALKGDFLQDEIRTFVKNQNWELILDYHFGGYGKINSELVRFINDFYQTTQIPLDPIYTGKMVFGIIDLIQKDYFPENAKILLIHTGGLQGVAGMNTKLKNKKLPLIEIHD; from the coding sequence TTGAATCAGTCCTTAAAAATAGCGTTTCCAAAAAATATTTCCGTTTCTATAAAACGCGAAGATTTGATTCATCCTTTTGTTTCTGGAAATAAATTCCGAAAACTAAAATACAACCTACTTCAAGCCAAAGATGAAAATGCAGCTACCTTATTAACATTTGGCGGCGCCTATTCCAATCACATTGCGGCGGTTGCTTTTTCAGGAAAAGAGCAAGGTTTCAAAACCATTGGAGTCATTCGAGGCGAAGAATTAGCAAGTAAAATTCAAGAAAATCCCACTTTAAAATTCGCTCAAGAATGCGGAATGCAGTTTGAATTCGTTTCTAGGGAAAACTATAGGCTCAAAGAAAATCAAGATTTTATTTCGAACCTAAAACAAAAAAGGGGGAACTTTTACCTAATTCCCGAAGGAGGAACCAACGATTTAGCGATTCAAGGTTGTCAAGAAATTCTAACCGATGAAGATGCTGAATTCGTCTACATTTGTTGCGCAGTAGGTACAGGCGGAACCATATCTGGATTAATCAATAGCGCTTTGCCACATCAAAAAGTTTTGGGTTTTCCGGCCTTAAAAGGCGATTTTTTACAAGATGAAATTCGTACTTTTGTAAAAAATCAAAACTGGGAATTAATTCTCGATTATCATTTTGGTGGTTATGGCAAAATAAACAGTGAATTAGTCCGTTTTATAAATGATTTTTATCAAACAACTCAGATTCCATTAGATCCAATTTATACTGGGAAAATGGTTTTTGGAATAATAGATTTAATCCAAAAAGACTATTTTCCAGAAAATGCCAAAATATTGCTTATTCATACAGGCGGTTTGCAAGGTGTTGCTGGAATGAATACAAAATTGAAAAACAAAAAATTACCTTTAATAGAAATTCATGATTAA
- a CDS encoding glucosaminidase domain-containing protein, whose protein sequence is MIKKIILLFTFAAFVSCHSSKSTTSTSNSNRVRKTNTSSNTASRNEVVNSYVEQYKGVAMNNMKRYGIPASIILAQGILESGAGRSELSENANNHFGIKCHNTWLGEKIYHDDDKSQECFRKYRNSADSYEDHATFLTSGSRYASLFNLKKDDYEAWAKGLRAAGYATDPRYPNKLILYIETYNLDQYDAQVLGKNYVASSTRSTRNGSTHEVEKGDTLYSISKRYNVSIDDLIRKNSLPDNTISIGQQLRIN, encoded by the coding sequence ATGATTAAGAAAATCATTTTACTTTTTACTTTTGCCGCGTTTGTAAGTTGTCATTCGTCCAAATCGACGACTTCGACTTCAAACTCCAATAGAGTTAGAAAAACCAACACAAGTTCCAATACAGCTTCCAGAAACGAAGTAGTTAATTCCTATGTAGAGCAATATAAAGGCGTTGCTATGAATAATATGAAGCGGTACGGTATTCCTGCGAGTATCATTTTGGCACAAGGAATCTTGGAGTCTGGGGCAGGTAGAAGTGAGCTTTCAGAAAACGCCAACAATCATTTCGGTATCAAGTGCCATAACACTTGGTTGGGAGAGAAAATATATCATGATGATGACAAAAGTCAAGAGTGTTTTAGAAAATATAGAAATTCTGCAGATTCTTATGAGGATCATGCCACGTTTTTAACAAGTGGTAGTAGATACGCTAGTTTGTTTAATTTGAAAAAAGATGATTATGAGGCTTGGGCCAAAGGACTTCGCGCTGCAGGTTATGCCACCGACCCAAGATATCCTAATAAACTAATTTTGTATATCGAAACTTATAATTTGGATCAGTATGACGCCCAAGTTTTAGGAAAAAACTATGTAGCATCATCAACTAGAAGTACAAGAAATGGTTCAACTCATGAAGTAGAAAAAGGGGATACTTTGTATTCTATTTCCAAAAGATACAATGTTTCGATTGATGATTTAATTAGAAAAAATAGTCTGCCAGACAATACCATTTCGATCGGACAACAATTAAGAATAAACTAA
- the hemL gene encoding glutamate-1-semialdehyde 2,1-aminomutase codes for MLYQRSSQLFADAEKVIPGGVNSPVRAFKAVGGTPIFVKSAKGAYLYDEDGNRLIDYINSWGPMILGHAFEPVVQAVIEKAKLGTSFGMPTELETKIAALAVAMVPNIDKIRFVNSGTEACMSAIRLARGFTKRDKIIKFAGCYHGHSDSFLIQAGSGAITFGSPNSPGVTAGTAKDTLLANYNDLENVKTLIEANKNEIAAIIVEPVAGNMGCIPPVKGFLECLRTLCTENGILLIFDEVMTGFRLAKGGVQELFNINADIVCFGKVIGGGLPVGAFAARAEIMNYLAPLGPVYQAGTLSGNPLAMAAGLAMLQTLNEDTEIFQRLADKTAYLAAGIDKVLKANNVVFTINTIGSMISVHFDASPVVDLKTAANGDNETFKKFFHGLLQEGIYIAPSAYETWFITDALTYKDLDFTIQAINRVSKTF; via the coding sequence ATGTTATATCAAAGAAGTAGTCAGCTTTTTGCTGATGCAGAAAAAGTAATTCCAGGAGGGGTGAACTCTCCAGTAAGAGCATTTAAAGCCGTAGGCGGAACTCCTATTTTTGTAAAAAGCGCCAAAGGGGCTTATTTATACGATGAAGACGGAAACCGTTTGATTGATTATATCAATTCATGGGGACCAATGATTTTGGGTCATGCTTTTGAGCCCGTTGTTCAAGCGGTAATCGAAAAGGCCAAATTGGGAACTTCTTTCGGAATGCCAACAGAATTAGAAACTAAAATTGCAGCTTTGGCAGTTGCAATGGTGCCGAATATTGATAAAATTCGTTTTGTTAATTCAGGTACAGAAGCTTGCATGAGCGCTATTCGTCTGGCTCGTGGATTTACGAAAAGAGATAAAATCATCAAATTTGCAGGTTGTTATCACGGACATTCGGATTCGTTTTTAATTCAAGCGGGGAGTGGAGCCATTACTTTTGGTTCGCCAAATAGTCCAGGAGTTACTGCGGGTACAGCCAAAGACACTCTGCTTGCTAATTACAATGACTTAGAAAATGTAAAGACTCTAATCGAAGCCAATAAAAACGAAATAGCAGCGATAATCGTAGAGCCAGTTGCGGGAAATATGGGTTGTATTCCGCCTGTTAAAGGATTTTTGGAATGTCTAAGAACTTTGTGTACCGAAAACGGAATCTTACTTATTTTTGATGAAGTAATGACAGGTTTCAGGTTGGCGAAAGGTGGTGTTCAAGAATTATTCAATATCAATGCGGATATTGTTTGTTTTGGGAAAGTAATTGGTGGCGGTTTGCCAGTTGGTGCTTTTGCTGCTCGTGCTGAAATCATGAATTATTTAGCACCACTTGGGCCAGTTTATCAAGCAGGTACCTTGTCTGGTAATCCGTTGGCAATGGCAGCAGGATTAGCTATGTTACAAACATTGAATGAAGATACCGAAATTTTTCAGCGTCTAGCTGATAAAACGGCTTATCTAGCAGCTGGAATTGATAAAGTTTTGAAAGCGAATAATGTAGTCTTTACTATCAATACTATTGGTTCTATGATCTCTGTACATTTTGATGCTTCTCCCGTAGTTGATCTCAAAACCGCTGCAAATGGGGATAATGAGACTTTTAAGAAGTTCTTTCACGGTTTGTTGCAAGAAGGGATATACATTGCGCCATCAGCTTATGAAACTTGGTTTATTACTGATGCATTGACTTATAAAGACTTGGATTTTACTATTCAAGCGATTAATAGAGTGTCTAAAACCTTTTAA
- a CDS encoding molybdopterin molybdotransferase MoeA has protein sequence MVTIQEAFSILKNNLPQPKKEMLPLAKAKRHILAEDLVAPISMPPFRQSAMDGFALGLHDGLDYEIIGEIKAGDAQQVELKGGQAIKIFTGAPVPDSATAVMQIEKVIVSGTVLQLQEHPKLQMNIRPIGEQNLKGDLALEKGTLLNAACIGFLAGLGFTEVNVYKKSKIGILVTGNELVQPGLPLDYGKIYESNSIMLEIALQEAFYENTKIYYVNDDFENTKNKIAEVLAENDVILISGGISVGDYDFVAKALEALQVETLFYKVKQKPGKPLFAGKLNDKMIFALPGNPGASLTCFYIYVLPTLQNISGCNSDYGQTISKKLSHNFTVSNARNQFLKAHIVGDEVTVLTHQNSSMLNTFSVSNGLMYVEDGGYKLAKGTAVEVYVI, from the coding sequence ATGGTTACCATACAAGAAGCTTTTTCAATTCTAAAAAATAACCTCCCTCAACCCAAAAAGGAAATGCTACCATTAGCGAAAGCTAAAAGGCACATTCTAGCCGAAGATTTAGTAGCGCCCATCAGTATGCCTCCATTCCGACAATCGGCGATGGATGGTTTTGCTCTCGGACTTCATGACGGATTAGATTATGAAATTATTGGCGAAATCAAAGCTGGTGATGCGCAACAAGTGGAATTAAAAGGGGGTCAAGCTATAAAGATTTTCACAGGTGCTCCCGTTCCAGATTCGGCAACTGCGGTAATGCAAATAGAAAAAGTAATCGTTTCAGGAACTGTTTTACAATTGCAGGAACATCCCAAGCTCCAAATGAATATTCGTCCTATTGGAGAGCAAAATCTAAAAGGAGATTTAGCGCTCGAAAAAGGAACGCTACTCAATGCTGCCTGTATTGGTTTTTTGGCAGGACTAGGATTCACAGAAGTAAACGTATATAAAAAATCCAAAATCGGAATTTTGGTAACGGGGAACGAATTGGTGCAGCCTGGATTGCCTTTAGATTATGGTAAAATTTACGAAAGCAATTCAATTATGTTAGAAATTGCATTACAAGAAGCTTTCTATGAAAACACTAAGATATATTATGTCAATGATGATTTTGAAAACACCAAGAACAAAATAGCAGAAGTATTGGCAGAGAATGATGTTATCCTTATTTCTGGCGGTATCTCAGTTGGCGATTATGATTTTGTGGCAAAAGCACTAGAAGCTTTACAGGTAGAGACGCTTTTTTATAAAGTCAAACAAAAACCCGGGAAACCACTTTTTGCTGGGAAATTAAATGATAAAATGATTTTTGCTTTACCAGGAAATCCTGGTGCTTCACTCACTTGTTTTTACATTTATGTGTTGCCAACTTTACAAAACATTTCAGGATGCAATTCTGATTACGGACAAACAATCTCCAAAAAACTCAGCCATAATTTCACAGTAAGCAATGCTCGAAATCAATTTTTAAAGGCGCATATCGTAGGAGATGAAGTCACCGTTTTAACGCATCAAAATTCTTCTATGCTCAACACTTTTTCTGTATCAAACGGATTGATGTATGTAGAAGATGGTGGATATAAATTGGCGAAAGGTACTGCTGTTGAGGTGTATGTGATTTAA
- a CDS encoding winged helix-turn-helix domain-containing protein: MKIKSKIWIETDEGILISEGRVKLLKLIAETGSLNKAAKAMELSYQKAWKLVDVSNKSAKHPLIATQVGGNKGGGTVLTPYGQSLIDAFESINANCWEFLDTEFKKYDL, encoded by the coding sequence TTGAAAATAAAAAGTAAAATTTGGATTGAGACTGATGAAGGAATTCTGATCAGTGAAGGACGTGTCAAATTGTTGAAGCTAATTGCCGAAACAGGTTCTCTCAATAAAGCAGCCAAAGCCATGGAATTGTCCTATCAAAAAGCGTGGAAATTGGTCGATGTTTCGAATAAATCTGCAAAACATCCTTTGATAGCAACCCAAGTCGGTGGCAATAAAGGTGGTGGAACAGTTTTAACCCCTTATGGACAATCTCTAATTGATGCCTTTGAAAGTATCAATGCCAATTGCTGGGAATTTTTGGATACCGAATTTAAAAAATACGATTTATAG
- a CDS encoding sulfite exporter TauE/SafE family protein gives MVDLLDMPLLLVLLPIVAFLYASVGHGGASGYLALMSAFAFPETFMKPTALVLNILVSGVSFYFYFREKKFKWNLFYPFAITSIPFSFLGGYLTVSGYYYKIILATVLIFAVMRLLGLLGKEKTEIKNLNLYAALIVGAVIGFLSGLIGIGGGIILSPVIILMGWGTMKQTAAVSALFILVNSISGITGFLSKGGVLPESSLPLVGIVFVGGFFGAYYGSKKFNSVVLKNVLATVLAIAIYKLYVTA, from the coding sequence ATGGTAGATTTATTAGACATGCCTTTGTTGCTAGTGTTGTTGCCTATAGTGGCTTTTTTATATGCTAGCGTTGGTCACGGTGGTGCCAGTGGTTATTTGGCTTTGATGAGTGCTTTTGCATTTCCAGAAACGTTTATGAAACCAACTGCTTTGGTCTTGAATATCTTGGTGTCCGGTGTTTCATTTTATTTTTATTTTAGGGAAAAAAAGTTTAAATGGAATTTGTTTTATCCTTTTGCGATAACGTCGATACCCTTTTCGTTTTTAGGTGGTTATTTGACGGTTTCAGGCTATTATTATAAAATTATTTTGGCAACCGTTTTGATTTTTGCAGTCATGCGATTGCTAGGACTTTTAGGAAAAGAAAAAACAGAAATCAAAAATCTAAATTTATATGCCGCCTTAATCGTTGGAGCTGTAATCGGATTTTTATCAGGATTAATCGGAATTGGCGGCGGAATCATATTGAGTCCCGTGATTATCCTGATGGGTTGGGGAACGATGAAACAAACAGCAGCGGTTTCGGCTTTGTTTATTTTGGTGAATTCCATTTCTGGAATAACAGGTTTCTTGTCCAAAGGGGGAGTTTTACCAGAATCATCTTTACCACTTGTCGGAATTGTATTTGTCGGTGGTTTTTTTGGAGCATATTACGGTAGTAAAAAATTCAACTCGGTAGTATTGAAAAATGTATTAGCAACTGTTTTGGCAATAGCGATTTATAAATTATATGTCACGGCATAA
- a CDS encoding molybdenum cofactor guanylyltransferase, protein MENNYTAYILAGGKSQRMGTDKGLLMLNGKTFVNHICDALKPIVGENIVIVSANVDYDVLGHARIEDLIDDKGPVGGIYTALKHSKTKFNFVLSVDAPLVSTDLLQWLADKHEDGYMMTQVQVGDKASPLIAVYDRSCKRVFGEHMAAKQLKLREVVEDMMHQTLVVPEKWSKQVQNINTPEEYKNIQS, encoded by the coding sequence ATGGAAAACAATTATACGGCATACATTTTAGCAGGTGGTAAAAGCCAACGAATGGGTACAGATAAAGGTTTACTCATGCTTAACGGAAAAACATTTGTAAATCATATTTGTGATGCTTTAAAACCTATTGTTGGAGAAAATATCGTCATTGTTTCTGCTAATGTAGATTATGATGTTTTAGGTCATGCTAGAATTGAAGATTTAATTGATGATAAAGGACCAGTGGGTGGAATTTATACCGCTTTGAAACATTCTAAAACCAAATTTAATTTTGTTTTGAGCGTCGATGCACCTTTAGTCTCTACTGATTTGCTACAATGGTTGGCCGATAAACATGAAGATGGTTATATGATGACACAAGTGCAAGTTGGGGATAAAGCCAGTCCTTTGATTGCTGTTTATGATCGCTCTTGCAAAAGAGTTTTTGGAGAGCATATGGCTGCAAAACAATTAAAATTAAGAGAGGTGGTAGAAGATATGATGCATCAAACGCTTGTTGTTCCTGAAAAATGGAGCAAACAAGTTCAAAATATTAATACTCCCGAAGAATATAAAAATATACAATCATGA
- a CDS encoding MoaD/ThiS family protein, translating to MIINTKYFGLIADITKKKEEQLQLEETLISVASLKSIMENNYPDLRKTSYSVAVNQALVGVETNLKEQDVIAFLPPFAGG from the coding sequence ATGATTATAAATACAAAATATTTTGGTTTGATTGCTGATATAACGAAAAAGAAAGAAGAACAATTACAATTGGAGGAAACTCTGATTTCAGTTGCTTCTTTGAAATCAATCATGGAAAATAATTATCCTGATTTAAGAAAAACATCCTATTCTGTTGCAGTCAATCAAGCTTTGGTGGGAGTTGAAACCAACCTAAAAGAACAAGATGTAATTGCGTTTTTACCACCGTTTGCGGGAGGTTAG
- a CDS encoding HesA/MoeB/ThiF family protein — protein sequence MRYNRQIILPEIGEIGQQKLAEARVLVIGAGGLGCPVLQNLAAAGVGFIGIVDGDIIEETNLHRQLLYNLSHCGKSKAETAAQVITQMNPDVTVTVYNQFFNRKNAFEIVSDYQIIVDCTDTIAVRYLINDVAVYKKIPVVYASIYRFEGQVSVFNYQNGPSYRCLFPGKEGFEQTPNCETMGVLGVLPNTLGAFQATEVLKMILGVGEVLSGKLMIYDALNFQTQIITFAKNPKAIEKSVINGSLLFNQKQIVEGLNAVAFFEKINQEKVMVIDVRKLNEKLTFIENNVIQVPLENLETYSQSIDNNIEIVLFCNSGQRSLLGLNYLKKQGFESVFHLEKGIQSLEKNKE from the coding sequence ATGAGATACAATCGTCAAATCATCCTTCCTGAAATAGGGGAAATAGGGCAGCAAAAATTAGCTGAGGCTCGTGTCTTGGTGATTGGTGCGGGTGGTTTGGGATGTCCGGTTTTACAAAATTTGGCTGCGGCAGGTGTTGGTTTTATTGGAATTGTTGATGGTGATATTATCGAAGAGACTAATTTACACCGTCAATTGTTGTATAATTTAAGTCATTGTGGTAAAAGCAAAGCGGAAACCGCCGCGCAAGTGATTACTCAAATGAATCCGGATGTTACTGTTACTGTTTACAATCAATTTTTTAATCGAAAGAATGCATTCGAGATTGTAAGTGATTACCAAATCATAGTGGATTGTACCGATACGATTGCAGTACGTTACTTGATTAATGACGTGGCGGTCTATAAAAAAATCCCGGTTGTCTACGCATCAATTTATCGATTTGAAGGACAAGTTTCGGTTTTTAATTATCAAAATGGTCCGAGTTACCGCTGTTTGTTTCCCGGAAAAGAAGGTTTTGAGCAAACGCCAAATTGTGAAACAATGGGTGTTTTGGGAGTTTTACCAAATACATTAGGTGCTTTTCAAGCAACCGAAGTACTAAAAATGATTTTAGGAGTTGGCGAAGTTTTGTCAGGAAAACTGATGATTTATGATGCTTTGAATTTTCAAACGCAGATTATCACTTTCGCTAAAAACCCAAAGGCTATTGAAAAAAGCGTCATCAACGGAAGTTTGCTTTTTAACCAAAAACAAATTGTGGAAGGACTAAATGCAGTAGCTTTTTTTGAGAAAATAAATCAAGAAAAAGTAATGGTAATAGACGTTCGTAAACTGAATGAAAAACTCACATTTATAGAAAATAACGTTATTCAAGTACCGCTAGAAAATTTAGAAACATACAGTCAAAGTATTGACAATAATATAGAAATTGTGTTGTTTTGCAACTCGGGACAAAGAAGCTTATTAGGCTTGAATTATTTAAAAAAACAAGGATTTGAATCGGTTTTTCATTTGGAAAAAGGGATTCAGTCGTTAGAAAAAAATAAAGAATAA
- a CDS encoding molybdenum cofactor biosynthesis protein MoaE, whose product MAADKPKKSSFIQGQITSDFIGNSIAKHQTKTSIGAHNIFLGQVRADVIDGKTVAAIEYTAYEEMAEQSFYEIRETAFAKYDLTCMHIYHSLGTVKAGEICLFVFVSAPRRKVVYEALEFLVEEIKRSVAIFGKEVFEDESYSWKENK is encoded by the coding sequence ATGGCAGCAGACAAACCAAAGAAAAGCTCCTTCATTCAAGGTCAAATCACATCGGACTTTATAGGGAATTCGATAGCGAAACATCAAACCAAAACGTCAATAGGCGCACACAACATTTTTTTAGGACAAGTTCGTGCCGATGTTATTGATGGTAAAACTGTTGCAGCGATTGAGTACACCGCTTATGAAGAAATGGCGGAGCAATCTTTTTACGAAATAAGAGAAACGGCTTTCGCCAAATATGACTTGACTTGCATGCACATTTACCACAGTTTGGGGACTGTAAAAGCGGGCGAAATCTGTTTGTTCGTTTTTGTTTCGGCTCCAAGACGAAAAGTGGTTTATGAAGCTTTGGAATTTTTGGTGGAAGAAATTAAAAGGAGTGTCGCTATTTTCGGGAAAGAAGTTTTTGAAGATGAGAGTTATAGTTGGAAGGAAAACAAGTAA
- the moaCB gene encoding bifunctional molybdenum cofactor biosynthesis protein MoaC/MoaB produces MVDITHKIITQRTATAQAVVKVGVKATMEAILNKSVPKGDVLEVARTAGLFAVKNTSNSIPDCHPMPIEFTGIEYEFMEDSILIKVTVKAIYRTGVEVEAMHGASIVALTMYDMLKPIDKQVEISSIKLLHKKGGKSDFGKNDVPDLGVSVIVCSDSVSSGKKEDRAGKVISEKVKSLGLRVAKYTVIPDEILDIQATITDLCESKIDLIILTGGTGLSNRDVTPEAVIPMLDRRIPGIEEAIRAYGQDRTPYAMLSRSVVGFKGNTLIMALPGSTAGASESMDAVFPSILHLFKILNGFNHGA; encoded by the coding sequence ATGGTAGACATTACACATAAAATTATAACCCAACGCACGGCTACGGCTCAGGCGGTTGTGAAAGTTGGCGTAAAAGCCACGATGGAAGCGATTCTAAATAAATCCGTTCCCAAGGGCGATGTCCTTGAAGTAGCACGAACTGCGGGACTTTTTGCGGTGAAAAACACGTCGAATTCGATTCCGGATTGTCACCCTATGCCGATTGAGTTTACGGGAATTGAATATGAATTTATGGAAGATTCTATTTTGATAAAAGTAACCGTGAAGGCAATTTACAGAACAGGTGTTGAGGTGGAAGCCATGCACGGCGCTTCGATTGTGGCTTTGACGATGTATGATATGTTGAAACCGATTGACAAACAGGTGGAGATTTCGAGCATTAAATTGTTGCACAAAAAAGGAGGGAAGTCGGATTTTGGAAAAAACGATGTACCTGATTTAGGAGTTTCGGTAATTGTATGTTCGGATAGCGTTTCGAGCGGTAAAAAAGAGGATAGAGCTGGAAAAGTAATTTCAGAAAAAGTAAAAAGCCTAGGTTTAAGAGTGGCTAAATATACAGTGATTCCAGATGAAATTTTGGATATTCAAGCGACAATAACCGATTTATGCGAAAGCAAGATTGACTTAATTATATTGACTGGCGGTACAGGATTGTCCAACCGTGATGTCACTCCCGAAGCGGTGATTCCGATGCTAGACCGTCGTATTCCAGGGATTGAAGAAGCGATTCGTGCCTATGGTCAGGACCGTACGCCTTATGCGATGTTATCACGCTCGGTGGTTGGTTTTAAAGGCAATACGTTGATTATGGCGTTGCCAGGTTCAAC